In one Nitrososphaera sp. genomic region, the following are encoded:
- a CDS encoding cation diffusion facilitator family transporter, whose amino-acid sequence MAGTGSKKAIYAALFGNLAIAIAKFVAAIFSGSAAMWAETYHSISDTFNQVLLLIGIKTSTKSATERHPFGYGKEQFFWSFLVATMMFGISGILALEQGASSLMSGIHQLQNPTLSYLILAISAGFEGNALRVGLSLFKETIEARGQKMTFGSVAEEFRESKDPSLLTVIIEDTAALIGIAIAAGGIFLSETTGNTMYDAFSSLAIGALLMVFAFILARENKNLLVGEAISRKDYKRVAEHVLQIPEVNRIVSMRTMHFAPQDVLIAMEVNLRDGLDTDRIEVVIDRIEQKVKQALPYVNLSKVYIELEQDSCPTDFRLQRDGRKSRSPTGAGDTGSVI is encoded by the coding sequence TTGGCGGGAACGGGTTCGAAAAAGGCTATCTATGCCGCGCTTTTTGGCAATCTGGCGATAGCCATCGCAAAGTTTGTTGCAGCGATATTTAGCGGAAGCGCTGCGATGTGGGCAGAGACTTATCACTCGATTTCAGACACTTTCAACCAGGTGCTCCTGCTTATCGGGATCAAGACAAGCACCAAGTCGGCAACGGAGCGCCACCCCTTCGGCTACGGCAAGGAGCAGTTCTTCTGGTCATTTCTAGTTGCGACAATGATGTTCGGGATCTCTGGCATACTGGCGCTTGAGCAGGGCGCAAGTTCGCTTATGTCAGGGATACACCAGCTGCAAAACCCGACGCTGAGTTATCTCATTCTGGCAATATCAGCCGGCTTCGAAGGCAACGCGCTGCGCGTGGGCCTGAGCCTGTTCAAAGAGACCATTGAAGCGAGGGGTCAGAAAATGACCTTCGGCTCGGTAGCCGAAGAATTTCGCGAGAGCAAGGACCCGTCACTTCTCACGGTCATAATCGAGGACACCGCTGCTCTTATTGGAATTGCAATAGCAGCCGGGGGGATATTCCTATCCGAGACTACTGGAAATACGATGTACGACGCGTTCAGCTCGCTTGCAATCGGCGCGCTGCTGATGGTCTTTGCATTTATCCTTGCCAGGGAAAACAAGAACCTGCTTGTTGGTGAGGCGATTTCGCGGAAGGACTACAAGCGGGTTGCGGAGCATGTCCTCCAGATTCCGGAGGTAAATCGGATAGTGAGCATGCGGACGATGCACTTTGCTCCCCAGGACGTTCTTATCGCCATGGAGGTAAACCTCAGGGACGGGCTTGATACGGACAGGATTGAAGTCGTGATAGACCGAATAGAACAGAAAGTAAAGCAGGCGCTTCCGTACGTAAACCTCTCCAAGGTTTACATTGAACTCGAGCAAGACAGTTGCCCCACCGATTTTAGGCTCCAGAGGGACGGGAGAAAGAGCAGGTCACCCACGGGGGCGGGCGATACGGGCAGCGTAATTTAA
- a CDS encoding winged helix-turn-helix domain-containing protein, whose translation MRYRSRTEIISDILTAANGGITKTKIMYKAFLSFNQLREYLTNMVENDLITYDSLTQMYRTTPKGMRLLQMSEQLGSMLLVSDQSKR comes from the coding sequence ATGAGATACCGCAGCAGAACAGAAATAATTTCCGACATTCTAACAGCGGCAAACGGAGGCATAACAAAGACCAAGATAATGTACAAGGCGTTTCTTTCGTTCAACCAGCTACGGGAGTATCTTACCAATATGGTAGAAAACGATCTGATAACGTACGATAGCCTGACACAAATGTACAGGACAACTCCAAAAGGGATGCGCCTCCTTCAGATGTCAGAGCAGCTTGGCAGCATGCTACTGGTTTCCGACCAGTCAAAGCGCTAG
- a CDS encoding Ig-like domain-containing protein, giving the protein MRGITASTNDIPAASGKRQLFSVGRLITPASFGKAASVILSALLVMGFVSGPLLSSRQAHAAGAFCNCVVMRTDDYQDYWLHTVASSLVQLFVDKKTIQTTGLIMNAFGDDPVIVNKVQQAVSSGNAELAVHGWDHVDFSQMSLSQQNSAIHNATNKMMSLFGKTSRIFLPPYNLFNNNTLSALRSNGYTIFSADKFTDTYPYAPSRDSFGVMHIPSTIETGYINANGHWSLNDNSQIIAALDADVASQGYAVLTIHPQQYAILSGGQEADVINQTRWNQLSDIIDNMKSKHNIVGFSTIESVYSSSQSIFINPWNGPAGTQVTIVGSGFAANSPSKIYFDGKQVSTVTTNSSGGITPGTATFAVPLPYPSGSKQVMVADANGAGNSATTAFTIVNSAPVANGSRIQTVQNTAAAVSLGASDANNDPLTYSIVSAPSHGTLAGVAPSLIYTPASNYVGTDSFAFKANDGTADSNIATISINVTYSSSISANPQSLSTYQNVQKSILLTGSGGSGKPLSFSLVNSPIHGSLYGTPPDLTYTPSLNYLGPDSFSFTVSNDTSTSSPATVTLTVSPPVTYPVSRMSDTVKSGATSIFGQKLLASEFVSAGSALVGKQIDSMTIGLSKSGTPTGTAQVGVFGADLSEKKSFGTKDVSTLTTTSTDYTFQLANNDLYTIQSGDYIGVEYSGGSASSYVLVMRDWTNNFDGANSYRAYYNGIWNNVTGDDMYMTLKQTHPAPTGLPLTANPQMLTTGQGVPVAVALTGSGGNGNSLTFKTTTVAAHGVISGTAPNLTYTPGPRYHGPDSFNFTATDGSSTSPQAVVSVNVVDTTVPVATPQSATVRENGQILIKPAATDADNDTLTFAISASPNNGVVILNANATITYTPKHGFQGSDAFNFTASDGTKASAPARITITVHDDTVPVASNVAATIVENSNSLSITPSAADADGDNMTFSIVTPPSHGSAQANVNGTITYVPSLNYYGSDAFQYAALDDGGNPSPAANVTITISRSGHPPVATGSSVQLAENSNATVQLNAADADNDTLSYVIVTAPAHGTLNSTGPGGAVRVYTPAANYHGLDFIAFKANDGKFDSNIAMVNLTVSDTTVPVAKSQSVALDKNQFKIIVPLATDADGDKVSFAIAAPPSHGVASPSSNGTITYTPSANYSGPDQFSITASDGTNTSPPALMNVTVLDTVAPQALPLNITTNENSPVLASPSVANATINATISISIVSPPAHGSAVLNTNGTMTYLPSSNYHGKDQFTFAASDGRNTGPSATASVTVIDNSIPSVSNQSISASKNTPKLVMLSASDRDGDVLSFSIYTAPAHGTAVLNANRTVTFTPNHGFLGNDSLQVVAYDGTNTSPPASIGISVADNVLPIALSLTASTVQNASVVITPYGIDPDGDPVAFSITSSPSNGIIGDNGNGTVTYIPKLGFFGSDSFTYSVHDADGNTSPKANVSIAVTRVNHAPNASGGTIATSENATRLVALNATDADNDPLTYIVVSLPNHGTIAGAGSNNTLSYRPNPNFHGFDSITFKAFDRQAFSNIANVTIFIMDSSTPAAKSQMISTFENTAKALRLNATDLDADPLTFSVTAGPYHGVVTGTAPNLTYTPASNYHGTDAFNFTASDGRNTSPSTIILVNLIDNSVPSASAQSLSTNENAALLLSPAATDSDNDKLTFAIAAAPLHGTAVLNSNGTITYTPANNYAGQDRLNFTASDGTNTSPAATISLTVLSTVVYPITQMSDTVASGGTSVYSAKQMDTEYVSATSVLVGKQIDSITVQLAKSGSPAGTVQVGVFNSTLGVKQLFGTIDPASLTTKYANYTFQLSGSQLYTIKPGDYIGIKFTGGSSTNYVLVMRDWLSSFDGTNTYRAWYNTAWNNYTADDMYMLLKQTHG; this is encoded by the coding sequence ATGAGAGGTATTACAGCTTCAACCAACGACATACCAGCCGCAAGTGGAAAGCGACAACTATTCTCGGTCGGCAGATTGATAACGCCGGCTTCTTTTGGCAAAGCGGCTTCCGTCATTCTCTCGGCTCTTTTGGTAATGGGATTCGTGTCCGGTCCGCTTCTGAGCAGCCGTCAGGCCCACGCCGCGGGCGCGTTTTGCAACTGCGTGGTGATGCGGACCGACGATTATCAGGATTATTGGCTCCACACTGTAGCCTCGTCGTTGGTTCAACTATTCGTTGACAAGAAGACAATCCAGACAACAGGTCTGATTATGAACGCTTTTGGCGACGATCCGGTAATCGTAAACAAGGTACAGCAGGCCGTGAGCAGCGGCAACGCGGAACTCGCCGTTCACGGCTGGGATCACGTTGACTTTTCACAGATGTCCCTCAGCCAACAGAATTCCGCCATTCATAACGCAACCAACAAAATGATGAGTCTGTTCGGCAAGACCTCGCGGATTTTCCTGCCACCGTATAACCTTTTCAACAACAACACCCTTTCAGCACTGAGGTCGAACGGTTATACTATTTTTAGCGCCGACAAATTCACCGATACTTACCCCTACGCGCCATCAAGAGACAGCTTTGGCGTAATGCACATCCCCAGCACAATTGAAACGGGCTACATTAATGCAAACGGTCACTGGAGCCTTAACGACAACAGCCAGATAATAGCCGCGCTCGATGCGGACGTGGCATCGCAGGGCTACGCCGTCCTCACGATTCATCCTCAGCAATACGCAATACTTTCTGGCGGACAGGAGGCCGATGTTATCAACCAGACAAGATGGAATCAGCTATCGGACATAATTGACAACATGAAGAGCAAGCACAACATTGTTGGCTTTAGTACAATCGAGAGTGTTTACTCTTCTTCACAGTCCATTTTCATTAATCCTTGGAATGGACCTGCGGGAACCCAGGTGACGATTGTTGGGTCAGGGTTTGCTGCCAACTCGCCTTCCAAGATCTACTTTGACGGCAAGCAGGTGTCAACCGTTACGACTAACAGCAGCGGAGGCATTACTCCCGGGACAGCTACGTTCGCTGTGCCCCTGCCCTACCCTTCCGGCTCAAAACAGGTGATGGTGGCTGACGCCAATGGCGCTGGAAACTCGGCTACTACGGCCTTTACTATTGTCAATTCAGCCCCGGTAGCAAACGGATCGCGGATCCAGACAGTGCAGAATACTGCTGCCGCTGTTTCACTTGGGGCATCTGATGCGAACAACGACCCCCTGACGTATTCGATCGTGTCGGCACCAAGTCATGGCACTCTGGCCGGCGTCGCGCCAAGCCTTATCTATACTCCGGCCTCAAACTACGTGGGAACCGACTCTTTTGCTTTCAAGGCAAACGACGGAACTGCAGACAGCAATATTGCTACAATTTCGATCAATGTGACATACTCGTCCTCCATCTCTGCGAATCCGCAATCATTGAGCACGTATCAGAACGTGCAGAAGTCCATCTTGCTTACAGGCAGCGGCGGAAGCGGCAAGCCTCTTTCGTTTTCACTGGTCAACTCGCCAATCCATGGCTCGCTTTACGGCACACCGCCCGACCTCACCTACACCCCATCGCTCAACTACCTCGGTCCTGACAGTTTTTCATTCACGGTATCAAATGACACCAGCACCAGTTCCCCTGCCACGGTAACCCTTACAGTATCGCCTCCTGTCACTTATCCTGTGAGTAGGATGTCGGACACCGTAAAATCCGGCGCCACTTCCATTTTCGGTCAGAAGCTGCTGGCGTCGGAATTCGTGTCCGCAGGCTCGGCGCTTGTCGGAAAGCAAATTGACTCCATGACGATTGGGCTGAGCAAATCGGGGACGCCGACAGGGACTGCACAGGTTGGCGTCTTTGGCGCGGACCTGTCCGAGAAAAAGTCCTTTGGAACAAAAGACGTCTCCACGCTTACCACCACATCAACCGACTACACCTTCCAGCTCGCAAACAACGACCTTTACACGATTCAATCAGGTGATTACATCGGCGTCGAGTATTCTGGGGGAAGTGCCTCAAGCTACGTACTTGTAATGAGGGACTGGACCAATAACTTTGATGGCGCTAATTCATACCGCGCTTATTACAACGGAATCTGGAACAACGTAACTGGAGACGATATGTACATGACCCTGAAGCAGACGCATCCCGCACCGACCGGCCTTCCTCTTACGGCCAATCCACAAATGCTCACAACGGGCCAGGGTGTTCCTGTTGCGGTCGCCCTGACCGGAAGCGGTGGGAACGGCAATTCACTCACTTTCAAGACAACGACCGTCGCTGCTCATGGAGTGATTTCCGGTACCGCTCCAAACTTGACGTACACCCCCGGTCCAAGGTACCATGGCCCTGACTCGTTTAATTTTACTGCAACTGATGGCAGCAGTACCAGCCCGCAGGCAGTAGTGTCGGTCAACGTCGTCGATACAACCGTGCCGGTCGCCACCCCACAGTCGGCAACGGTCAGAGAAAACGGACAGATTCTTATCAAGCCAGCTGCGACTGACGCGGATAATGACACTCTTACCTTCGCAATCTCTGCCAGTCCAAACAACGGCGTTGTTATTCTAAACGCTAATGCCACAATAACATACACTCCAAAACACGGGTTTCAGGGAAGTGATGCGTTCAACTTTACTGCGAGCGACGGCACCAAGGCATCTGCCCCCGCAAGGATAACAATCACCGTGCATGACGACACTGTTCCCGTTGCATCAAACGTAGCGGCGACGATTGTCGAGAACAGCAATTCGTTGTCAATAACGCCGTCCGCAGCCGACGCAGACGGCGACAACATGACATTTTCCATCGTCACTCCGCCTTCTCACGGCTCAGCCCAGGCCAACGTTAATGGCACAATAACTTATGTTCCCTCGCTTAATTACTACGGGTCGGATGCATTCCAGTACGCTGCTCTCGATGACGGCGGCAATCCGTCGCCCGCTGCTAACGTGACGATAACCATCTCGCGCTCAGGGCATCCACCGGTGGCGACTGGCAGCAGCGTCCAACTTGCCGAGAACTCAAACGCTACCGTTCAGTTGAACGCCGCCGATGCGGACAATGACACCCTTTCATATGTAATTGTGACCGCGCCGGCGCATGGCACGCTCAATTCGACTGGGCCCGGCGGTGCGGTCAGGGTCTATACCCCTGCAGCAAACTACCATGGCCTAGACTTCATTGCGTTCAAGGCAAATGACGGCAAATTTGACAGCAACATAGCAATGGTGAACCTCACGGTATCTGATACGACCGTTCCTGTCGCAAAATCCCAATCGGTGGCACTGGACAAGAACCAATTCAAGATAATAGTTCCTCTGGCAACGGACGCTGATGGCGATAAGGTTAGCTTTGCGATTGCAGCTCCGCCCAGCCACGGCGTAGCCTCACCGAGCTCGAACGGCACCATAACGTACACTCCATCGGCTAACTACTCCGGCCCCGATCAGTTCAGCATTACCGCGTCAGACGGGACTAATACTAGTCCGCCGGCGTTGATGAACGTTACAGTGCTAGACACAGTCGCGCCCCAGGCCCTCCCGCTGAATATCACTACAAATGAGAATTCCCCCGTCCTAGCTTCCCCATCGGTAGCTAATGCGACTATCAATGCAACCATATCGATATCCATCGTTAGTCCTCCTGCTCATGGCAGCGCCGTGCTAAATACCAACGGCACAATGACATATCTCCCCTCATCAAACTACCACGGAAAAGACCAGTTCACTTTTGCCGCTTCCGACGGAAGGAACACCGGTCCTTCTGCTACTGCATCGGTTACGGTCATTGACAATTCGATCCCTTCAGTCTCAAACCAGTCTATTAGCGCGAGCAAGAACACGCCAAAGCTTGTAATGCTTTCAGCTTCCGACCGCGACGGCGACGTTCTTTCGTTCAGCATTTACACTGCCCCTGCCCACGGCACGGCAGTCTTGAATGCAAACCGCACGGTGACTTTTACTCCCAACCATGGCTTCTTGGGAAACGATAGCCTTCAAGTCGTCGCGTATGATGGGACTAACACTAGCCCGCCTGCCTCAATCGGAATTTCGGTGGCAGACAATGTCCTGCCAATCGCTCTATCACTGACAGCTTCCACGGTTCAGAATGCTTCAGTCGTGATAACGCCCTATGGAATAGACCCTGATGGTGACCCTGTGGCATTTTCAATTACTTCAAGCCCCTCAAACGGCATCATAGGCGATAACGGAAACGGCACGGTCACCTACATTCCAAAGCTAGGCTTTTTCGGCTCAGACTCTTTCACCTACTCGGTACATGACGCAGACGGCAATACGTCTCCCAAGGCCAACGTCAGCATTGCTGTAACCCGCGTCAACCATGCGCCAAATGCATCAGGCGGAACCATCGCGACCAGTGAAAATGCGACTCGTCTGGTGGCGCTCAATGCGACGGATGCTGACAATGACCCGCTGACGTATATCGTCGTGTCCCTGCCAAACCACGGAACGATTGCAGGCGCCGGGAGCAACAACACCCTTTCCTACAGGCCGAATCCCAACTTCCACGGATTTGATTCCATCACGTTCAAGGCGTTTGACCGACAGGCCTTCAGCAACATAGCTAACGTGACCATATTCATAATGGATAGCTCCACGCCTGCGGCAAAATCCCAGATGATATCGACCTTTGAGAATACCGCCAAAGCCTTGAGGCTGAACGCGACTGACTTGGACGCTGACCCGCTGACATTTAGCGTCACGGCTGGTCCATACCACGGAGTCGTAACCGGCACCGCCCCCAACCTGACATACACGCCGGCCTCAAACTACCATGGCACAGATGCGTTCAACTTTACAGCCTCGGACGGCCGCAACACCAGTCCTTCGACCATCATTCTGGTTAATCTTATCGACAATTCTGTACCTTCAGCCTCGGCGCAGTCCTTGTCGACCAACGAGAATGCAGCCCTGCTCCTTAGTCCGGCTGCCACTGATTCGGATAATGACAAGCTCACTTTTGCAATAGCCGCCGCCCCCCTGCATGGCACCGCGGTGCTAAACTCCAATGGCACGATAACATACACGCCGGCTAACAACTATGCAGGCCAAGATAGGCTGAACTTTACCGCATCAGACGGCACTAATACGAGTCCCGCCGCAACCATAAGCCTCACTGTCCTGTCCACAGTAGTATATCCCATAACGCAAATGTCCGACACCGTGGCTTCCGGCGGAACCTCCGTCTACAGTGCAAAGCAGATGGACACCGAATACGTAAGTGCCACGTCGGTGCTTGTCGGCAAGCAAATAGACTCGATAACCGTGCAGCTGGCCAAGTCTGGAAGCCCAGCTGGAACGGTGCAGGTAGGCGTCTTTAACTCGACTCTTGGCGTAAAGCAGCTGTTCGGAACGATTGACCCGGCTTCTCTGACTACAAAATACGCAAACTATACTTTCCAACTTTCCGGAAGTCAACTGTACACAATCAAGCCTGGCGATTACATCGGCATCAAGTTCACCGGTGGAAGCTCAACCAACTATGTGCTTGTTATGAGGGACTGGTTGAGCAGCTTTGATGGCACAAATACGTACCGTGCTTGGTACAATACCGCCTGGAATAATTACACCGCAGACGACATGTACATGTTGCTCAAGCAGACTCACGGCTAG
- a CDS encoding signal peptidase I produces MGFSELMHQLSDPKYKTRLTFMIMISVGLTAGVGVYTLVIVASHSFRFFIATTSSMEPSIYPGDLIVADPNYPFHSLKVGDVIVFSAPNGADIISHRIVQVTHIDFWRPSGTSRSVPVLVAKGDANSHPIYGLDFPISQQNYIAKSVVVIRGGGDILNWLAPRQMMTSP; encoded by the coding sequence ATGGGCTTTAGCGAGCTTATGCACCAGCTATCGGATCCAAAGTACAAGACGAGACTGACTTTCATGATAATGATTTCAGTCGGCCTAACAGCTGGTGTCGGTGTCTACACGCTCGTGATTGTTGCGTCCCATTCGTTTCGCTTCTTTATCGCAACCACCAGCAGCATGGAGCCTTCAATCTATCCCGGCGACCTTATCGTGGCCGACCCGAACTATCCTTTCCACTCACTCAAGGTGGGTGACGTTATCGTGTTTAGCGCGCCGAATGGTGCCGACATTATCTCGCATAGAATCGTACAAGTGACCCATATCGATTTCTGGAGGCCGTCTGGAACGTCTCGTAGCGTACCCGTGCTTGTCGCAAAGGGGGATGCCAATTCCCACCCGATTTATGGCTTGGACTTTCCGATTTCGCAGCAGAACTATATCGCCAAATCAGTCGTGGTGATAAGGGGCGGAGGAGATATCCTCAATTGGCTCGCGCCAAGGCAGATGATGACAAGCCCCTAG
- a CDS encoding VOC family protein — protein sequence MAGLLNHVGISVTDIFRAMGWYRDVLGMAVLREPVLVSALGGGDTPAELARTVSSVFGPKLGSFWICHMISENGTGVELFKFVEPKAERRPADDNFEYWKTGFFHLAITAQDVDLLAEKIASSGGKRRTAALELVGGSGKKICYCEDPFGNIVELYSHSYEQFWRKPAG from the coding sequence GTGGCGGGGCTGCTCAACCACGTGGGCATATCGGTGACTGACATTTTTCGGGCCATGGGGTGGTACAGGGACGTCCTCGGCATGGCAGTCCTGAGGGAGCCTGTGCTCGTATCAGCCCTAGGCGGTGGCGACACTCCTGCCGAGCTGGCCCGGACAGTAAGCAGCGTATTTGGCCCAAAACTTGGCAGCTTTTGGATCTGTCACATGATATCCGAAAATGGCACCGGCGTCGAGCTCTTCAAGTTTGTCGAGCCGAAGGCCGAACGGAGGCCGGCAGACGACAATTTCGAGTACTGGAAAACTGGGTTTTTTCACCTTGCAATAACAGCTCAAGATGTCGACTTGCTTGCCGAAAAAATCGCATCAAGCGGCGGCAAGAGAAGGACTGCCGCGCTTGAACTTGTGGGGGGCTCGGGAAAAAAGATTTGCTACTGCGAAGACCCCTTTGGAAACATCGTCGAGCTCTATTCACACAGCTACGAGCAATTCTGGAGAAAGCCAGCGGGCTAG
- a CDS encoding winged helix-turn-helix domain-containing protein: MKYRSRTEIVTSMLASANGQRVTKTKLMYASFLSYAQLREYLALVVENGLLSFDSGSQTYQTTPKGLQFLTLARGLGEMIEHEGQVAAQ; the protein is encoded by the coding sequence ATGAAATATAGAAGTAGAACAGAGATCGTGACCAGCATGCTGGCAAGCGCTAACGGCCAGCGCGTGACTAAAACCAAGCTCATGTATGCTTCATTTCTTTCGTACGCGCAGTTGAGGGAGTACCTGGCCCTTGTCGTCGAAAATGGACTATTATCATTTGACAGCGGCAGCCAGACGTATCAGACAACGCCAAAGGGGCTGCAGTTCCTGACCTTGGCTCGCGGACTCGGGGAAATGATTGAACACGAGGGTCAGGTAGCAGCGCAGTAG
- a CDS encoding response regulator, which yields MDNSTGQNGGKRILIVDDETDITAVLKRGLEREGFQVDVYNDPHDALDSFKAPGKYELALLDINMPDMNGFQLFRELRSRDEKLRVCFITAFEIYYDEFRRVFPKIKVSCFVRKPVTISSLAETIRREIESPLAKDQEYAEARVKKEASDPRQLALTPAGRMRIDSP from the coding sequence TTGGACAACAGTACAGGGCAAAATGGAGGGAAGCGGATCCTGATAGTCGATGACGAGACTGACATCACTGCCGTCCTAAAGCGCGGGCTCGAACGCGAAGGGTTTCAGGTAGATGTGTACAACGACCCGCATGATGCACTGGACAGTTTCAAGGCGCCGGGCAAATATGAACTGGCGCTGCTCGACATTAACATGCCAGACATGAACGGCTTTCAGCTTTTCAGGGAGCTGAGGTCAAGGGACGAGAAATTGAGGGTTTGCTTTATCACGGCGTTTGAAATCTATTATGACGAATTCAGACGAGTTTTTCCCAAGATAAAGGTGAGCTGTTTTGTGCGCAAGCCCGTTACTATTTCATCGCTCGCGGAAACTATAAGGCGCGAAATCGAGTCACCACTTGCAAAAGACCAGGAATATGCGGAGGCAAGAGTAAAGAAGGAAGCCAGCGACCCTAGGCAGCTCGCACTGACTCCGGCTGGCCGCATGCGTATCGACAGCCCATAA
- a CDS encoding Ig domain-containing protein, with translation MLGALQLSSRTSLAMVLAGVLILSAFIAPVLSSRSAFAAENAKNAHPPAKTITHPTFGPILPIYNGMGAIIGNGHVIMGVDYAGQLNVPYRAINGTGWSLPTSDPGHPPIGYVGLRNGNGSFASTEPGCLCEGWGVAIPSNTIGDPNATGYANNAAGSANLVVNSFAGTDGGSSAVSNVTAFNKIVVTHDYHPTPLTPYLYQVTVSFKNNGTTDLNNVTYRRVMDWDIQPTQFAEVVGNHGVKANLEPTGRLVHSGDNGFLTSDPLQAIVPSDFQVDSGTYNQDYNYSGPDDHGGVFDLQVGPIKAGQTVAFNEYYGTAPNEALTKGALAAVNATLYSLGYNSEPVVNGTNVADVNGTYGPVFAWGFGGITGSVLDHPPTIDPIANQTVAVNSTATFTAVGHDSDVNDTLTYSLSGAPTGASINATTGAFSWKPNGSSGQTPGNYTFDVFVTDSHGLSAHTPVTITVTSAVTGSTASVTVIKKIEGGWATLDNFTLMLNGQPVTNGSATTVTAGQQQNISESFNPPSLESQYRTLFQGDCAPDGTISADKVKADASLQCVMINVFVKHHKHAEESLVCQDYNSTDINGKTIPTGKVIRCESFDNKSDVNGMRFMVKGPDGVMLDSGNQAYKSGEKIYITFMDNATGSYTVHIAYYDLDGHKITSKCDLYVHFTAATRVKGTA, from the coding sequence ATGTTAGGCGCTTTACAGCTTAGCAGCCGTACTAGCCTGGCGATGGTTCTGGCAGGAGTTTTGATTCTGTCGGCCTTCATCGCACCAGTGCTATCAAGCAGATCGGCATTTGCGGCAGAAAACGCAAAGAATGCGCATCCACCCGCAAAGACGATCACTCATCCAACATTCGGACCAATTCTTCCAATATACAATGGAATGGGAGCTATCATTGGTAACGGTCATGTGATAATGGGCGTTGACTATGCAGGACAGCTTAACGTTCCATACCGGGCAATCAATGGGACTGGCTGGTCATTGCCTACTAGCGACCCGGGTCACCCACCGATAGGTTACGTCGGCCTACGCAATGGCAACGGCTCATTTGCATCAACAGAGCCAGGATGTCTCTGCGAAGGATGGGGAGTCGCTATTCCAAGCAACACAATTGGAGACCCTAATGCAACAGGCTATGCAAACAATGCAGCTGGTTCTGCAAACCTGGTCGTCAACTCGTTTGCAGGCACCGACGGCGGTTCTAGCGCAGTATCCAACGTCACGGCATTTAACAAAATCGTCGTAACTCATGACTATCACCCGACACCACTTACACCATACTTGTATCAAGTCACCGTCAGTTTCAAAAACAACGGCACGACTGACCTTAACAACGTCACATACAGACGAGTCATGGACTGGGATATTCAGCCAACTCAATTTGCTGAAGTTGTCGGAAACCACGGCGTCAAAGCAAACTTGGAGCCTACAGGCAGGCTAGTTCACAGCGGAGACAACGGGTTCCTTACTTCAGACCCACTTCAGGCAATAGTACCAAGTGACTTTCAGGTTGATTCAGGAACATACAACCAAGACTACAACTACAGCGGTCCAGATGACCACGGTGGAGTATTCGACCTTCAGGTTGGCCCAATAAAGGCAGGACAGACAGTGGCATTCAACGAATACTATGGAACTGCTCCAAATGAGGCTCTGACCAAGGGCGCACTCGCAGCAGTAAATGCGACGCTTTACTCGCTCGGCTACAACAGCGAGCCCGTCGTAAACGGAACTAACGTGGCAGACGTGAACGGCACCTATGGTCCGGTCTTTGCATGGGGCTTTGGCGGAATTACAGGCTCCGTCCTTGACCACCCACCAACAATCGACCCAATCGCTAACCAGACAGTCGCAGTCAACTCTACAGCCACATTCACTGCAGTCGGCCATGACTCTGACGTAAACGACACACTGACATACTCATTGTCAGGCGCACCCACAGGAGCATCCATCAACGCGACAACAGGCGCATTCTCATGGAAACCAAACGGCAGCAGTGGCCAGACACCGGGCAACTATACCTTTGACGTCTTTGTAACAGACTCGCACGGGCTGTCAGCACACACGCCGGTAACAATCACAGTAACCTCTGCCGTAACTGGAAGCACAGCTTCAGTCACCGTAATCAAAAAGATAGAAGGCGGCTGGGCCACCTTGGATAATTTCACGCTGATGCTAAACGGCCAGCCAGTTACAAACGGCAGTGCAACTACTGTAACAGCAGGACAGCAGCAGAACATCAGCGAGTCATTCAACCCGCCATCCTTGGAAAGCCAGTACAGGACGCTGTTCCAGGGCGACTGTGCACCGGACGGCACCATTTCAGCTGACAAGGTCAAGGCAGACGCAAGCCTTCAGTGCGTCATGATAAACGTCTTTGTAAAGCACCACAAGCACGCTGAAGAGTCGCTTGTATGCCAGGACTACAACTCTACGGACATCAACGGCAAGACAATCCCGACAGGCAAGGTAATCAGATGCGAGTCGTTTGACAACAAGTCAGACGTAAATGGCATGCGCTTTATGGTAAAGGGTCCGGACGGCGTAATGCTTGACTCTGGCAACCAGGCGTACAAGAGCGGAGAAAAGATATACATCACTTTCATGGACAACGCAACAGGCAGCTACACAGTACACATTGCGTACTATGACCTAGACGGTCACAAGATAACTTCAAAGTGTGACCTCTACGTCCACTTTACGGCTGCAACAAGAGTAAAAGGAACAGCATAA